In the Lysinibacillus sp. PLM2 genome, one interval contains:
- the zupT gene encoding zinc transporter ZupT, whose translation MDSNVILAFGLTLFAGLATGVGALIAFFTSRTNKKFLSVALGFSAGVMIYVSLVEIFVKAKDSLTNALGDSQGYWMTIVGFFGGMVFIALIDRFIPKNKNPHEVKTVEDVQAAEKNTTAIDQDKLMKMGLFTALAIAIHNFPEGIATFMSAIQDPNVGIAIAIAVAIHNIPEGIAVAIPIYYATGIRKKAFKLSFLSGLAEPLGALLAYLILMPFLNDVLFGIIFAAVAGIMVFISLDELLPAAKKYDETHFSIYGVVGGMAVMAISLVLLT comes from the coding sequence ATGGACAGTAATGTGATCTTGGCTTTCGGCTTAACGCTTTTTGCGGGGTTGGCTACAGGTGTAGGTGCATTAATTGCATTTTTCACATCCAGAACAAATAAGAAGTTCTTGTCAGTTGCATTAGGTTTTTCTGCGGGCGTTATGATTTATGTGTCATTAGTTGAGATATTTGTAAAAGCAAAAGATTCACTAACAAATGCATTGGGAGATTCGCAAGGCTATTGGATGACAATAGTAGGCTTTTTCGGAGGGATGGTTTTTATTGCATTAATAGACCGTTTCATTCCAAAGAACAAAAATCCCCATGAAGTAAAAACAGTTGAAGATGTTCAAGCCGCAGAAAAAAACACAACAGCAATAGACCAAGATAAACTGATGAAAATGGGCTTATTTACTGCACTAGCAATTGCCATTCATAACTTCCCGGAAGGTATTGCCACATTTATGTCTGCTATCCAAGATCCAAATGTAGGGATAGCAATTGCGATAGCTGTTGCCATTCATAATATTCCAGAAGGGATTGCTGTAGCTATTCCAATCTATTATGCAACGGGAATAAGAAAGAAGGCATTTAAGTTATCATTTCTTTCAGGATTAGCAGAACCACTAGGAGCATTATTAGCATATTTAATCTTGATGCCATTTTTAAATGACGTATTGTTTGGTATCATTTTTGCGGCTGTCGCAGGGATAATGGTCTTTATTTCTCTTGACGAACTTTTACCAGCAGCAAAAAAATACGATGAAACTCATTTTTCGATTTATGGTGTTGTCGGTGGTATGGCGGTAATGGCTATTAGTTTAGTGTTATTAACTTAA
- the thrC gene encoding threonine synthase, whose protein sequence is MWRGLIEEYKEFLPVTEKTPSLTLNEGNTPLIHLVNLSKQLGIELYGKYEGLNPTGSFKDRGMVFAVAKAIEEGTKCVICASTGNTSAAASAYAARAGIESIVVIPKGKVALGKLAQACMYGAKIIEIDGNFDDALRIVREVSETTAVTLVNSVNPNRIEGQKTAAFEIVDGLGSAPDYLCIPVGNAGNITAYWKGFKEYNEAKNTGLPKMYGFEAEGAAAIVKGEPIANPETVATAIRIGNPASWQYAEAARDESGGIIDSVTDEEILAAYKLIASSEGIFVEPGSAASLAGVIKSVENGKIEKGSRVVTVFTGNGLKDPDTAMKVSTIDIVSLKNNEEDIRNYIEGIL, encoded by the coding sequence ATGTGGAGAGGTCTTATTGAAGAATATAAAGAATTTTTACCCGTTACTGAGAAAACACCTTCATTAACATTAAACGAAGGAAACACTCCATTAATTCATTTAGTTAATCTGTCTAAGCAATTAGGCATTGAGTTATATGGTAAATACGAAGGTTTAAATCCTACTGGCTCATTTAAAGACCGCGGTATGGTTTTTGCTGTTGCAAAAGCTATCGAAGAGGGAACAAAATGTGTTATTTGTGCCTCTACAGGAAATACATCAGCTGCAGCGAGCGCTTATGCTGCACGTGCAGGCATCGAATCTATTGTTGTTATTCCAAAGGGAAAAGTTGCACTTGGTAAATTAGCTCAAGCTTGTATGTATGGTGCAAAAATTATAGAAATCGATGGCAACTTTGATGACGCTTTAAGAATCGTTCGTGAAGTAAGTGAAACGACTGCAGTAACTCTTGTAAATTCAGTAAACCCTAATCGTATTGAGGGACAAAAGACTGCTGCTTTCGAAATTGTTGATGGTTTAGGATCTGCTCCAGATTATTTATGTATTCCTGTCGGAAATGCAGGCAATATTACTGCTTACTGGAAAGGTTTCAAAGAATATAATGAAGCTAAAAATACTGGTTTACCTAAAATGTATGGATTCGAAGCAGAAGGTGCAGCAGCCATTGTAAAAGGCGAGCCAATCGCTAATCCTGAAACAGTTGCAACTGCTATTCGTATCGGTAACCCAGCAAGCTGGCAATATGCCGAAGCAGCTCGAGATGAGTCTGGTGGTATTATTGATTCAGTTACGGATGAAGAAATCTTAGCTGCGTACAAATTAATCGCTAGCTCCGAGGGTATCTTTGTAGAACCAGGTTCCGCGGCTTCTCTTGCAGGCGTTATTAAATCTGTAGAAAATGGAAAAATTGAAAAAGGTAGCCGTGTTGTTACTGTGTTTACTGGTAACGGATTAAAGGACCCTGATACAGCAATGAAGGTTTCTACAATCGATATAGTATCTTTAAAAAATAATGAAGAAGACATTAGAAATTATATTGAGGGAATTCTATGA
- a CDS encoding transposase: protein MMTKNQINEREQFEILTIEQLVPKDHLVRKLDAAIDFKFIYPLVEHLYSTVGRPSIDPVVLFKMTFIQYTFGIRSMRQTIKEIETNMAYRWFLGFGFHTEVPHFSTFGKNYERRFQDTDIFEQIFYRILKEIMDCGFLSEDHVFIDSTHVKASANKRKYDKKLVRKETRAYEAKLQEELNIDREENGKKPFPPEKFENDEMKEIKESTTDPESGYYVKDERTKQFAYSFHTATDERGFVLGSIVTPGNIHDSHMLQPLVEKIIEHVGKPVAVVADAAYKTPAIANFLLENQMLPVLPYTRPKTKEGFFRKHEFVYDEYLNAYICPNNQLLKYTTTTKEGYRQYKSNPTVCTNCPFISQCTENKNHIKLIQRHIWEGYLEETEHLRHHFEVKKIYAKRKETIERVFADAKEKHGMRWTTLRGLKKLSMQAMLTFAAINLKKLATWTWKAA from the coding sequence ATGATGACGAAAAATCAAATCAATGAACGTGAACAGTTTGAAATTCTAACTATTGAACAACTTGTACCAAAGGACCATCTGGTCCGTAAACTAGATGCTGCAATTGATTTTAAATTTATCTATCCATTAGTTGAACATCTATACTCCACTGTTGGAAGACCAAGTATTGATCCTGTTGTTCTATTTAAAATGACGTTTATTCAATATACATTCGGCATTCGTTCAATGCGCCAAACGATTAAAGAGATTGAAACGAATATGGCTTATCGTTGGTTCCTAGGATTCGGCTTTCATACAGAAGTTCCACATTTTTCAACCTTCGGTAAGAACTATGAACGTCGCTTTCAAGATACCGATATCTTTGAACAGATTTTTTACCGTATCTTAAAAGAGATTATGGACTGTGGTTTCTTATCAGAAGACCATGTTTTTATTGATTCTACACATGTAAAGGCAAGTGCTAATAAACGGAAGTATGATAAGAAACTTGTACGAAAAGAAACACGTGCTTATGAAGCGAAGCTTCAAGAAGAACTGAATATCGATCGTGAGGAAAACGGAAAAAAGCCCTTTCCACCGGAAAAATTTGAAAATGACGAAATGAAAGAAATCAAAGAAAGTACTACCGATCCTGAAAGTGGTTACTATGTAAAAGATGAACGTACGAAACAGTTTGCGTATTCTTTTCATACAGCGACAGATGAAAGAGGATTTGTATTAGGCTCTATTGTCACTCCGGGGAATATACACGATAGTCATATGCTCCAGCCTTTAGTAGAAAAGATTATTGAACATGTCGGAAAGCCTGTAGCTGTGGTAGCCGATGCTGCTTATAAAACACCTGCGATTGCGAACTTTCTATTAGAGAATCAAATGTTACCTGTATTACCGTACACCCGCCCAAAAACAAAAGAAGGTTTCTTCCGTAAGCATGAGTTTGTTTATGATGAGTATCTTAATGCCTATATCTGCCCAAATAATCAGCTACTAAAGTACACTACGACAACTAAGGAAGGTTATCGCCAATACAAATCCAATCCAACGGTTTGTACGAATTGTCCTTTCATATCACAATGTACAGAAAATAAGAATCATATAAAGCTGATTCAACGACACATTTGGGAAGGGTACTTAGAGGAAACGGAACATCTGCGTCATCATTTTGAAGTAAAAAAGATATATGCAAAACGCAAAGAAACAATTGAACGTGTCTTTGCCGATGCTAAAGAAAAGCATGGTATGCGTTGGACAACCCTACGGGGCTTAAAAAAATTGTCCATGCAGGCGATGCTTACTTTTGCTGCTATAAATTTAAAAAAGCTTGCCACTTGGACATGGAAAGCTGCATAA
- the hmoA gene encoding heme-degrading monooxygenase HmoA: MFVQIRKWTVTEGNSDKILDRFKKKPGQGPSLIEQREGFISRELLVKNVRRGEEEVVMIIRWESEEAWKAWEKSPEHIAGHKEKIKENGGKPPKPEFVINMEHGNYTVVE, translated from the coding sequence GTGTTTGTTCAAATTCGCAAATGGACGGTAACAGAAGGAAACTCGGACAAGATTTTAGATCGTTTTAAAAAGAAACCAGGTCAAGGCCCATCTTTGATTGAGCAAAGAGAAGGTTTTATTAGCCGCGAATTACTTGTAAAGAATGTACGTCGTGGAGAAGAAGAAGTAGTAATGATTATCCGTTGGGAATCTGAAGAGGCTTGGAAGGCTTGGGAAAAGAGTCCAGAGCATATCGCAGGGCACAAAGAGAAAATTAAAGAGAATGGCGGTAAACCACCAAAACCAGAGTTTGTTATTAATATGGAACATGGGAATTACACGGTTGTAGAATAA
- the yclP gene encoding putative ABC transporter ATP-binding protein YclP, whose protein sequence is MIEIKGLTKNFGNKPVVEDVSVTIQPGSITSFIGPNGAGKSTLLSMVSRLLDADTGEVLLDKNNVKQWKSNEFAKRVSILKQANYINVRLTVRELVSFGRYPYSKGRLTPEDEQFIEQAIDYMNLADMQDKYLDELSGGQKQRAFIAMVIAQDTDYVLLDEPLNNLDMKHSVQIMKILRKLVDELGKTVVIVLHDINFASVYSDYIVALKNGKVVKSGATKEIINSDALREIYDMHIPVQEQNGCRICVYFNSH, encoded by the coding sequence ATGATTGAAATTAAAGGTTTAACAAAGAATTTTGGTAACAAGCCTGTTGTAGAAGATGTTTCCGTTACGATTCAACCAGGATCTATTACATCCTTTATTGGTCCTAATGGTGCTGGTAAGTCAACACTGTTATCAATGGTTAGTCGATTACTAGATGCAGATACAGGCGAAGTATTACTTGATAAAAACAATGTAAAACAATGGAAATCTAATGAATTTGCTAAACGCGTTTCGATTTTAAAGCAGGCGAATTACATAAACGTAAGACTTACAGTACGTGAATTAGTTTCTTTTGGACGTTATCCTTATTCGAAAGGTCGCTTAACACCTGAAGATGAACAATTCATCGAGCAAGCGATTGATTATATGAATCTAGCAGATATGCAAGATAAGTACTTAGATGAGCTTTCTGGTGGGCAAAAGCAACGGGCATTTATTGCAATGGTGATTGCCCAGGATACAGATTATGTGCTTTTAGACGAACCATTAAACAATTTGGATATGAAACATTCTGTTCAAATAATGAAAATCCTTCGTAAACTCGTTGATGAGTTAGGTAAAACAGTTGTGATTGTATTGCATGATATTAACTTTGCGAGCGTCTACTCTGACTATATCGTTGCACTAAAGAACGGTAAAGTGGTAAAAAGCGGAGCAACGAAAGAAATTATCAATTCAGATGCACTTCGTGAAATATATGATATGCATATTCCGGTACAAGAGCAAAACGGATGTCGTATCTGCGTATATTTTAACTCACATTAG
- the yclO gene encoding putative ABC transporter permease protein YclO — protein MRKNSIKLIILAVVAILCILLYGFYDIKGGFDYAFPRRMMRVGAMIVTGFAIAYSTVVFQTITHNRILTPSVMGLDSMYEVVQTLIYFLAGSLSIWVLNQYLNFTTSIVAMVLFALILYRFLFRADKHPIYLLLLIGMVIGTLLGSLVTFLQVLIDPVEYLSLQNRLFASFSNIKVELLYIAIVILLLAFLYGYRILGQLDVMSLGRENAMNLGINYDRLVLNVLILSSVLIATSTALVGPITFFGLIVANLSYQFFSTYKHSILILGAGLMSVIALVGGQFMVEHLFEMRTTLSVIINFVGGIYFIYLLLKESRAAG, from the coding sequence ATGCGAAAAAATAGTATAAAACTTATCATTCTAGCAGTAGTCGCAATTCTATGTATTTTGTTGTATGGCTTTTATGATATAAAGGGTGGATTCGATTACGCCTTCCCACGTCGTATGATGCGTGTAGGTGCAATGATCGTTACAGGCTTTGCGATTGCATATTCAACAGTTGTGTTCCAAACGATTACACATAATCGAATTTTAACCCCTTCTGTAATGGGACTTGATTCCATGTATGAAGTAGTTCAAACGTTAATATACTTCTTAGCGGGGTCATTATCAATTTGGGTGTTAAATCAATATTTAAACTTTACAACTTCCATTGTTGCAATGGTGTTGTTTGCACTTATTCTTTATCGATTCCTGTTTAGAGCGGATAAACATCCTATTTACTTACTATTACTAATTGGGATGGTTATAGGTACTTTACTGGGAAGCTTGGTAACATTTTTACAAGTGCTGATTGACCCTGTAGAATATCTGAGCTTACAAAATCGATTATTTGCAAGTTTTTCTAATATTAAAGTCGAGCTTTTATATATAGCGATAGTAATATTATTACTAGCCTTTCTTTATGGTTATCGTATTTTGGGTCAATTGGATGTTATGTCACTTGGTCGTGAAAATGCGATGAATCTAGGTATAAACTACGATCGACTTGTGTTGAATGTTTTAATCCTTTCATCAGTACTTATTGCTACATCAACAGCTTTAGTAGGTCCGATTACATTTTTCGGATTAATCGTAGCAAATCTGTCTTATCAGTTCTTTAGTACCTATAAGCATTCAATACTTATTTTGGGAGCCGGTTTAATGAGTGTTATCGCATTAGTCGGAGGTCAATTTATGGTGGAGCATTTATTTGAAATGCGAACTACATTGAGTGTTATTATTAACTTTGTCGGTGGAATTTACTTTATCTATTTATTATTAAAGGAAAGTAGGGCAGCAGGATGA
- the fetB gene encoding iron ABC transporter substrate-binding protein: protein MKNFKLLTLMLAMLVFVLAACNSNSESTDSNTSSEAEPSNETETTQEGYPLTVSSTISQSESEEAGTILFEDVTLEKMPEKIVVFDYGFLDTLDTLGVEGIVGVPQDSQLPAHLTKYSSDDYVNVGTLKEPLFEDIAEIQPDVIFISGRQSVFYEQLKEITPNVIFVGATQEDYWNTFLKSVDIAGQIFGKEAEAKEHVAKIEAAIEEIKELSGQFDNTLVTMYNEGKLSGFSTNSRYGYIYDIYGFVPVTEDIESSSHGSNFGFEAILEFNPQVLFVIDRTAAVGDVSNIETDMENDIIKQTTAYKDNRIVYLDGPLWYVGGGGLQSELAKIQEILDELK, encoded by the coding sequence ATGAAAAATTTTAAATTACTAACTTTAATGTTGGCAATGTTAGTATTTGTGCTAGCTGCATGTAATTCTAACAGTGAATCAACTGATTCAAATACTAGCTCGGAAGCTGAGCCATCAAACGAAACAGAAACAACTCAAGAAGGATATCCATTAACTGTTTCATCTACAATTTCTCAAAGCGAATCTGAAGAAGCTGGCACAATTCTATTTGAAGATGTTACTCTTGAAAAAATGCCAGAAAAAATTGTTGTATTCGATTACGGTTTCTTAGACACACTTGACACTCTTGGGGTAGAAGGAATTGTTGGGGTTCCACAAGATTCTCAATTACCTGCACACTTAACAAAATATAGCAGTGATGATTATGTAAATGTTGGTACATTAAAAGAACCATTATTTGAAGATATTGCTGAAATTCAGCCAGATGTAATTTTCATCTCTGGCCGTCAATCAGTATTTTATGAGCAATTAAAAGAAATTACGCCAAATGTAATCTTTGTTGGAGCAACACAAGAAGACTATTGGAACACATTCTTAAAATCAGTAGATATCGCAGGTCAAATCTTTGGTAAAGAAGCAGAAGCTAAAGAACACGTTGCGAAAATTGAAGCTGCAATCGAAGAAATTAAAGAACTTTCTGGTCAATTCGATAATACATTGGTAACGATGTATAACGAAGGTAAATTATCAGGTTTCTCAACAAATTCACGTTATGGTTACATTTATGATATTTATGGATTTGTTCCAGTAACAGAAGATATTGAATCATCTTCTCATGGTTCAAACTTTGGCTTTGAAGCAATCCTAGAGTTTAACCCACAAGTACTATTCGTTATTGACCGTACAGCTGCTGTAGGTGATGTATCGAATATTGAAACAGATATGGAAAATGACATCATTAAACAAACAACAGCTTATAAAGACAATCGAATTGTATACTTAGATGGTCCACTTTGGTACGTAGGTGGAGGCGGCTTACAATCTGAGCTTGCTAAAATCCAAGAAATTCTTGATGAATTGAAATAA
- the ppaC gene encoding putative manganese-dependent inorganic pyrophosphatase → MSKVLVFGHKNPDTDTITSAIVYAYLKQQLGTDAEAVRLGEVNSETQFALNKFGFEAPRLIDNVANEAKEVILVDHNERQQSANGIEEVKVTEVIDHHRIANFETSDPLFFRAEPVGCTATILNKLFKENNVEIPANIAGLMFSAIVSDTLLFKSPTCTEQDIQAGNELAEKAGVNAEEYGLAMLKAGADLSDKALEDLLSLDAKEFTFGTVKSVVAQVNAVDVNDVLNRKEELITLLNNKVEENGLNLYFFIVTDILNNDSVVVVAGSASEDAAKAFGKELNDHVIELPGVVSRKKQVVPVLTDALK, encoded by the coding sequence ATGAGCAAAGTATTAGTTTTCGGTCATAAAAATCCAGATACAGATACGATAACTTCAGCAATAGTTTACGCGTATTTAAAACAGCAGCTTGGTACTGATGCAGAAGCAGTACGTTTAGGTGAAGTGAATAGTGAAACACAATTTGCATTAAATAAATTTGGTTTTGAAGCTCCAAGATTAATCGATAATGTTGCTAATGAAGCAAAAGAAGTAATTTTGGTTGACCATAATGAACGTCAACAATCTGCAAATGGTATTGAAGAAGTAAAAGTAACAGAAGTAATCGATCACCATCGAATTGCTAACTTTGAAACATCAGATCCACTATTTTTCCGTGCAGAGCCGGTTGGATGTACTGCGACGATTTTAAATAAACTATTTAAAGAAAATAATGTAGAAATCCCTGCGAATATTGCGGGACTAATGTTCTCAGCAATTGTGTCTGATACGTTATTATTCAAATCTCCAACATGTACTGAGCAAGATATTCAAGCAGGAAATGAACTCGCTGAAAAGGCTGGCGTTAATGCAGAAGAGTATGGCTTAGCTATGCTTAAAGCAGGTGCAGATCTTTCTGATAAAGCATTAGAAGATTTACTTTCTTTAGATGCGAAAGAATTTACATTTGGTACTGTTAAATCTGTCGTTGCTCAAGTAAATGCGGTAGATGTAAACGATGTTTTAAATCGCAAAGAAGAATTAATAACTCTTCTAAATAATAAAGTTGAAGAAAATGGTTTGAATTTATATTTCTTCATTGTAACGGACATTTTAAATAATGATTCGGTCGTTGTTGTGGCAGGTAGTGCTTCAGAGGATGCCGCAAAAGCATTCGGAAAAGAATTAAATGATCATGTAATTGAATTACCGGGCGTTGTATCTCGTAAAAAACAAGTTGTACCAGTGCTAACAGACGCTTTAAAATAA
- a CDS encoding RpiR family transcriptional regulator — translation MNIIETIKKRYIRLSRGQRKVAQFVVDNPNIVATHIASEVGQLIGVSESTVIRFCYAMELSGYHELQEKLKYDLFNGISSKEEQKVVVSKKQTNFIKEIMNEDVSSILNTIELIDPQQFELATKLLHESQFVYVLGFRQSAPAANFMTSALKNLRKHVKQIQHEMEDIVQQLSNMDKDSVLVIVAVDHVLEDVLTIANLAKNKKAKVVALTNSTLSPIRDYTDAMFTINIQKQMSIETSTSLCSIINALIEGMIANNRKQYMAFQKTNEQIESSFSYIESGIRSTC, via the coding sequence ATGAATATCATTGAAACTATAAAAAAACGATATATTCGACTATCTAGAGGTCAGCGTAAAGTTGCTCAATTTGTTGTTGATAACCCTAATATAGTAGCTACTCATATAGCTTCCGAGGTGGGACAACTAATTGGTGTTAGTGAATCAACAGTTATCCGTTTTTGTTATGCCATGGAATTGTCAGGCTATCACGAACTGCAAGAGAAGTTAAAATATGATTTATTCAATGGGATATCTTCAAAAGAAGAACAAAAAGTTGTCGTTTCCAAAAAGCAAACGAATTTCATTAAAGAGATTATGAATGAGGATGTATCAAGTATTTTAAATACGATTGAATTAATTGATCCTCAACAGTTTGAATTGGCTACAAAGCTATTACATGAGTCCCAGTTCGTATATGTACTTGGGTTTAGACAATCAGCACCAGCAGCTAATTTCATGACAAGTGCATTAAAAAACTTAAGGAAACATGTAAAGCAGATTCAACATGAGATGGAAGATATTGTGCAGCAATTAAGTAATATGGATAAAGATTCTGTATTAGTCATTGTAGCCGTTGATCATGTGCTAGAAGATGTACTAACGATTGCTAATTTAGCGAAAAATAAAAAAGCGAAAGTGGTCGCACTTACAAATTCAACATTATCACCGATACGAGACTATACTGATGCTATGTTTACTATAAATATTCAAAAGCAAATGTCTATTGAAACGTCTACATCATTATGCTCAATAATTAATGCTTTAATTGAAGGTATGATTGCTAATAACCGAAAGCAATATATGGCATTCCAGAAGACAAATGAACAAATTGAAAGTAGTTTTTCATATATTGAATCTGGGATCAGATCAACGTGTTAA
- the thrB gene encoding homoserine kinase, which yields MNKKWQITVPGSTANLGPGFDSIGLSLSLYLHLTVSLSDKWEIIHVSEGLPQEFKIEDHLIYQIAHETAARFNKEMPACKIEMTSELPFARGLGSSASAIVAGIELANIVCGLNLSKQDKCNISSQIEGHPDNATASVLGGLTISSMDKDGIVDTIHVTDLDTSFVVFIPQVELKTSEARSVLPEHFERPYAVTASANANMLAAALIAKDYVRIGRYMEADKFHEPFRAQLIPDYYEIIQMAKEHGAYGTALSGAGPTMISMIPTSIGQRFVKKMQELFPSHHVLLTKADQTGVTVSEASVLTQ from the coding sequence ATGAATAAAAAATGGCAAATTACTGTCCCAGGAAGCACCGCTAATTTAGGACCTGGATTTGACTCGATTGGACTTAGTTTGTCTCTATATTTACATTTAACAGTGTCGCTATCAGATAAATGGGAAATCATACATGTTTCTGAAGGTTTACCACAGGAATTTAAAATAGAAGACCATTTAATTTATCAGATCGCTCATGAAACAGCTGCACGCTTTAATAAGGAAATGCCAGCTTGCAAAATTGAAATGACGAGCGAGCTTCCGTTTGCACGCGGATTAGGTAGTAGTGCATCAGCTATTGTAGCAGGAATAGAATTAGCAAATATAGTATGTGGATTAAACTTATCCAAACAGGATAAATGTAATATTTCTTCTCAAATTGAGGGGCATCCGGATAATGCAACAGCCTCCGTCTTAGGCGGTCTAACTATATCTTCAATGGACAAAGATGGAATTGTTGATACAATCCACGTTACTGATTTAGACACTTCATTTGTTGTATTCATTCCTCAGGTTGAATTAAAAACATCTGAAGCAAGAAGTGTATTACCAGAACATTTTGAACGGCCTTATGCTGTTACAGCGAGCGCAAATGCCAATATGCTTGCTGCTGCGTTAATTGCAAAAGATTACGTACGTATCGGTCGTTATATGGAAGCTGATAAATTTCATGAACCGTTTCGAGCTCAATTAATTCCAGATTATTATGAGATTATTCAAATGGCAAAAGAACATGGTGCATATGGCACTGCTTTAAGTGGCGCTGGACCAACAATGATTTCTATGATTCCTACTTCAATAGGGCAACGTTTTGTTAAAAAAATGCAAGAACTTTTCCCGTCACATCATGTATTGTTAACAAAGGCAGATCAAACAGGGGTAACAGTTTCTGAAGCCTCAGTTCTTACTCAATAA
- a CDS encoding MFS transporter — translation MSNVTVETSTNNKTISRNKLLGVAGVGWMFDAMDVGILSFVIAALAADWGLNSSQMGWIGSINSIGMAVGALVFGVFADKVGRKTIFIWTLVIFSVASGLSALTTTFVTFMILRFFVGMGLGGELPVASTLVSESVEAKERGRVVVLLESFWAAGWLIAAVISYFVIPADFWPIEGWRVALLITAIPAFYALYIRLHLPDSPQFTARPEAKKRSILQNMAGIWGKKYAKATIMLWILWFVVVFSYYGMFLWLPSVMVNKGFSLISSFGYVLIMTLAQLPGYFSAAWFIEKLGRKFVLVTYLLGTAGSALVFGSAETIEVLLISGILLSFFNLGAWGALYAYTPEQYPLIIRGTGSGMAAAVGRVGGIFGPLLVGSLLTAGYDFGLIFMIFCISIVIGVIAVIFLGKETMQTELE, via the coding sequence ATGAGTAATGTCACAGTGGAGACAAGCACTAACAATAAAACAATTTCCAGAAACAAATTATTAGGCGTTGCAGGTGTTGGATGGATGTTTGATGCAATGGATGTAGGAATATTGTCTTTTGTTATTGCAGCGCTGGCAGCAGATTGGGGATTAAACAGCAGCCAAATGGGGTGGATTGGGAGTATTAACTCAATTGGCATGGCAGTAGGGGCACTTGTATTTGGGGTATTTGCCGATAAAGTAGGACGAAAAACGATTTTCATATGGACACTGGTTATATTTTCAGTTGCTAGTGGATTGTCTGCTTTAACAACCACTTTTGTTACATTTATGATTTTACGTTTCTTTGTTGGAATGGGATTAGGTGGAGAACTTCCAGTAGCATCGACTTTAGTTTCTGAAAGCGTTGAAGCAAAAGAACGGGGAAGAGTTGTTGTTTTGTTAGAAAGCTTTTGGGCAGCAGGATGGTTAATCGCAGCCGTTATATCATATTTTGTTATTCCAGCGGATTTTTGGCCAATTGAAGGTTGGCGGGTGGCACTTTTAATCACGGCAATACCTGCATTTTATGCCCTGTATATTCGTTTGCATTTACCGGATTCTCCACAGTTTACAGCTAGACCAGAAGCAAAAAAGAGAAGTATTTTACAAAACATGGCTGGGATTTGGGGAAAAAAATATGCTAAAGCAACCATCATGTTATGGATACTTTGGTTTGTTGTAGTATTTTCTTATTACGGAATGTTTCTATGGTTACCGAGTGTAATGGTTAATAAGGGCTTTAGTTTAATTTCAAGTTTTGGATATGTACTGATTATGACACTAGCACAGCTTCCAGGGTATTTCTCAGCTGCATGGTTTATTGAAAAGTTAGGTAGAAAATTTGTGCTTGTAACCTATTTATTAGGCACTGCTGGAAGTGCATTAGTTTTTGGGAGTGCAGAAACAATTGAAGTATTACTTATTTCTGGTATACTTTTATCCTTCTTTAATCTAGGTGCTTGGGGAGCACTTTACGCATATACGCCTGAACAGTACCCGTTAATTATAAGAGGTACAGGATCTGGTATGGCAGCGGCAGTTGGGCGAGTAGGAGGAATCTTTGGTCCTTTATTAGTTGGAAGCTTGTTAACTGCTGGTTATGACTTCGGTTTAATCTTTATGATCTTCTGTATCTCGATTGTCATTGGTGTAATAGCCGTTATTTTCTTAGGGAAAGAAACAATGCAAACAGAGCTTGAATAA